In Spirochaeta thermophila DSM 6578, the DNA window TGATTATGAGTCAGCTGCTCTAACCAACTGAGCTATAGGCCCGGAGCATGTAAAAGATGTGCCGAAAAGCGTCGTTTTGTCAAGGGCGGGGATCATGGGGGACTGTAACATCGAGTGTTGAAAAAGGCGGGGAAAAAAGATAAGGGGTATCTCCCACCACCAAACCTCTGAAAGAAGGAGGAGATACCCCATGAAGCGTGGTAACACACGCACACTGATTGATACACAGTATACCCTCTCTGATCTGATGAAGCAAGTGGAGGCCCAACTCGGCACTGTCAAGGGGGAGTGTTGAAGAGCCTTTTGCGCTGTACTGCTTTTTTTAGTAACCCAACGGGAATCCTGGGCAACAACGCGCTGTAATGTCTGCTTAGGGTGTCAACGTTACCGTATTCTCATCCGGAATAGTACTCAGAACGGTACACTATGCACGATGGTTTGCTCGCGTTCACTCCACCACGGCGGTTCTGTATCCGAACTGGACACACCTTCCCTCAGGATTCCTCAAGGGAACGTGGATACGGGGGATCGGTTTCGGTAAGACCGCTCGTTAGGCCGCAGGCCTGACCAGGGAGCGCATCTGGTTCGGCTGGTTCTCTCGCACTCGTCCCAGGGCAAGGGCACTCATGACAGAAAACACCAGCGTAAGGTGAACCGACAGTTTCTCCTGCCCCCGGATCGTGTGGAGTTCCAGGCTAAAGCTTCGATCCAGCCGGCTGTGGATCCGCTCCAAGGCCGTTCGCTTGGCATACTCCCGCTTCCACCGATACGAAGACCGGGCGAGAGGCGTGAAGACTCTGCGGTCCGTGGAGAGGGGGATCCGAATACAGGAGGCCAGAGGACAGGAGGCTTTGCCTGCACACTCATACCCATAGTGCACCGCAGGACAGCCGTACTTCAACGTGCCCCGCTTCTCTTCAAATCCCCGGTAGGCCATCTCCCGCTGCGTCCCCGTGGCCATACAGACACAACTCACCGTCCCCTGGTAGTCATACACCACGTTCGGTGTCCCTGCCACCAGCTTCGTCTCCTCTCCATCTTTCCACAGGTTGCGAATATCGATGACCGGTTTGATCCGGTGCTCGTGCCACAACAGATCTATCAACGTGCCATCATCATAGCCCCGGTCGGCCGTGAACACTTCCGCCGCCTTGAGTATATGCGGCCTATGGCGATCCAGGGACCGAATCAGCTTTCGCATCACCGGCACCTCGTGCTTTGAGGCCCGACTCACCGTAAAGGCCACCGGCAGTTCATACGCTGTATCCGCAAGGAGGTGCACCGTAAACCCGAACCATTTCTTTACCGACTTCTGTACCTCCCCCCGTTCATTCTGATACACATACTCATGACACCCCCAGTCCGCATCGTGCTCCCCTCGCCGGTCTCCGGCACCCTTCCCCCTTCGACGGGCAACGCTTGCTATCCCCTTCCCATCGGCTCCCAGCCGCCGCCCAAATCCAGGCAGCTCCCGGTAGCACTGATCCACCGGGCTGGTAAACACCCTTACCAGTGCTTCCCGGATACTCCGCTTCCTCAAGGTGGAAAGAAACCGGCTGTACGCGCTGGCACTGGGTACCGCATCGCTTCCCCGGGTAGGATCACATCCACACAGGTCCCTCAGTTGCCCGTTCCGCAAGAGCTCCCGGCGTAGCTGCTCGATGCTCGGGTGCTGAAACACTATCCCCGCAACGAGCGAGTTCCACATCGCCCGTACCGGATACTCATTCCGGCCTCTCCCCCGCCTCTGTTCCAGCTGCTGCATCAGTTCCTCATCCGGCAGGTTCTCCAACACCAGCCGAAGCCGATGTAAATCCCCCAATGCTTCTACATCGTGCCAGCAAAAAAGTGATTTCTGTGCTATACTTGCCATGGGCCCCTCCGTCGGTTTTCTGCTACCATGATTCTATCATGGAAAAACCCGGGGGCCCTCTTTTTTGGGGTCAATTTTTCAACTCCGACCTCGTTTTCCCCTTCTATCGCACCTGTGGACCGCTTTTTTGGGGTAAAATAAATCCCCACCCGCTTGTAATTTCTTTACCTATCGTTGCGTGAAAACAGCGCAAAAGGCTCTGCTAGAATGACACTGTCACCTCCGCGGTTACGAGACCGAGACGCGCTGTAGGAGAAACCCCATAGAGCTCTCCGCTGTCAACCCCTTCCTTGAGAAGCAGGTTGCCGGATCGATACTCGAGAGAGATTTCTACGGAAGGGAACACTTCGAGCAGAGAGGAGACGAGGAAGGAGAGACTATCGAGTTCATCCCCACCGTACACCTGCACAACCCCCATTCGAGGGACGAAGATCCCCAAACGGGTCCATACCTCGGTAGCGAGGACCGCTTGTGAGGCAGCGAAAAGATCCTCGGAAGGACTCCCAAGCAATTCTCCCACCAGAGCCATTCCCACCCCTTCGAGAAGGCCCGGAACCTCCTCTTCCGGCTCATAGAGGGAGAGTTTGACAAAATACGTATCGGGCTCGTCAGACCTTCCCAGACCCATAAGGTAGGCCACCGTCAGACCGATTCCCGATTCGACATCTTCCTCCTTGCCGAACAGCTCTACATCATCGTCGGGATCATAGGTGTTGGTCACAACCCCGGGCCAAAGCACATTGAACGCTCCCGAGATCTCTACGACACCTCCCACTCCTCCATTCTCGCCCTCGATCCTCACATCGGCACCGAAAGAGGGACGTATGGTAAAGACATCGTTCAGAGGGGTGAGTGTGTAGATCAGAACACCTGTCGCAACCGGATTCCCCTCAGCGCCTACGGGTTTGCCCCCGTTTCCAAACGCGAACCCTCCCACTCCGGTAATCCATATCCCGCTCACATCCACGCCTCCCTCGAGAGACACAAAGCCCGCGTTGTCCTCGTTCGCGCCGGTACCTGTACCCTCGTCCCAATCATGGGGTGTTGAAAAGGAAAGAGTCGCATAGTAGGTACCGGCTGAGACACCCGCAGCGACCCCGGGGTTGTCGACATACCCATCCACATAAAGGTACGGCTCGTCGAGGAGCACGTGATCCAACAGATTGTCCAGGTACGCATAGTCCACGCCTGCGTAAGCCGAAGACACATCGAGAAAAAACGAGCCATAGCGGACTTTTGCGTACACGTAGGGGACCTCATAGGAATATTCCGCATCCCCCTGTTGAATCTGAGTAGTCACCCTGAAGATGAAAGCATCCTCGGGAGGATAATCCCAATAAGAGATTTCCCCATATCCCCCCTCCACGGGGTATTCTTTTCGATTCCATACCCTGGCAACGATGGTCGTCTCCACCACATTCTTGATACCGAATTCCCCACCATCGAGGTCGTATCCCGCCGTTGCAGAAGCCTCAATGGAAAGGGAAAGATCCGTCTCCACCGGTTCCCCCGCGAAGACGACACACGAAGGAAGAACGACGCAGAAAAACAGAAGCTCCTTACGTTGAAGCAGATTACGAAGCATCACACCCTCCTCATCGGCAGAGCATTGATTTATTAGCTTTTTTATCAGATTTAAAACCCTCTGTCACTACCTCTCCCGGGAAAATGCCCCCATGATCCCCGCCCTGTTGAAACTCAGTAATAATGTCACCCCTAGGACTCGATAAAAATGTCACCCCCTGAGAGAATGGGGGGATGATCGAGATGAGTCTAAAGGAATTAAAACGAGCGGAAGTGTTGGGGAAGATGGAAAGCCAAGGTCTGACGAACGAGCAGGTAGCGCAGATCTTAGGGGTGAGCAAACGGCAGGTGCAGCGGTGGAAGAAGAGGCTCCGGGAAGGGGGGATCGCGGGATTGCGGCATGGGAACCGAGGCAAACCGTCGGGGAATCGGAAGGAGGAGGAGTTTCGGCAGAGGGTGGTGAGTAGGTATCGGGAGAGGTACGGGGATTTTGGGCCGACGTTTGCGAGCGAGCAGTTGGCGAAGGAAGGTCTTGAGGTGGATCACGAGACGCTACGCAGGTGGCTGCTGGAGGAAGGAATCTGGGCGAGGAAGAAGAGGAGGAAGCCGTACCGAAGCCGGAGGAAATGGCGGGCCTGTTTTGGGGAGCTGGTTCAGTTTGACGGGTCCCCGCATGATTGGTTTGAAGGACGGCGCAGTGCCTGTTGCTTGATGGTGATGGTGGATGATGCGACGGGGATCACGTATGCGCGGTTCAGTGAACAGGAGACGAGCGCTGCGGCGATGCAGCTGCTGTGGGGCTGGGTGGAGCAGTATGGGATCCCGATGAGTCTGTACTGTGACTTGAAAAACGCCTACAAGACGCTGCGGGAACCGACGCTGGAGGAACAGTTGGCGGGCAAAGAGCCGAAAACCGCATTCGAGCGGGCGTGCGACAAACTGGGGGTACAGATCGTGAGTGCGTATTCGCCGCAAGCGAAAGGGCGGGTGGAACGGCGGAACGGGATTCTGCAGGATCGGTTGGTGAAGGAACTGCGTCTTGCGGGGATTTGTACGATCGAGGAGGCGAACCGGTACTTGTGGGAGACGTTCCTGCCTCAGTTCAACGAACGCTTTGCGGTAGAAGCGGAAGACTCGCAGGACGTGCATGTGCGATGTACCAAAGAAACGAAGCTGAAAGAGATCTTTTGCTTTGAAGCGAATCGAGTCGTACAAAACGATTACACAATCTACTATGAGAGGCAGGTGCTGCAGATCAAGAACGACAAAGGCTTCCTTCCTCGGCCGAAACAGAAGGTCCTGGTTCGAAAATACCTGGATGAAACGATCTCCCTGTTCCATGAGAATAGGGAGTTGAAGTATGAGCGGGTAACTCCTGCACGGCGCACCAAACAGCGGGCAGGATGAAGAGAATACTACCCAGGGGGTGACATTTTAACTGAGTTAAAAAGGGTGACATTTTTATCGAGTCTTGACATCGTGAAGACTTACGCCTTGCGAGGGAAGCTCGATTCTGGTACCATACCTCCCACTACGCAGGTCGAAGGAGCAGATGATGAAGCAGAAGGAAGTGCTGCTGGAGAAGGTGTACAACCCCAAGGAGTTCGAAGAACGCATCTATGCCACCTGGATGGACCACGGTGCCTTCATGCCGAGAGAAGGTGTAGGGAAGCCCTTCGTCATCGTCATCCCTCCGCCGAACGTGACCGGTGTACTCCATATGGGCCATGGGCTCAACAATTCCCTGCAAGACATCCTCATCCGTTACCACAGGATGAAGGGAGAGCCCACGCTCTGGATCCCCGGTACCGACCACGCGGGAATCGCGACGCAGAGTGTGGTGGAGCGAAAGCTGTGGTCCCAGGGAGTGGATCCGCGCTCGCTCGGGCGGGAGAAGTTCGTGGAAATCACCTGGCAGCACGCCCTCGAACATAAGAAGATCATCATCAATCAGCTCAAGAAGATAGGAGCCTCCTGCGACTGGTCACGGGAACGGTTCACCCTCGATGAGGGGCTCTCCAAAGCAGTGAGGGAGGTGTTCGTCTCCCTCTACGAGAAGGGGCTCATCTACCGGGGTACCTATCTCGTGAACTGGTCTCCGGGGCTCAAGACCGCCCTCGCAGATGACGAGGTGGAGTACCGAGAAGTCCAGGGGAGGCTCTACTACATCCTCTACCCGGTGGCCGACAGCGACGAGAAGGTGATGATCGCCACCACCCGGCCTGAGACCATGCTGGGTGATACCGCGGTGGCGGTCCACCCCGGGGACGAGCGATATCGGCACCTGGTGGGGAAGGAGGTGATCGTCCCGCTGGTGAACCGAAAGGTGAAGGTGATCGCCGACGAGTACGTGGACCCTGAGTTCGGCACCGGGGTGGTGAAGATCACCCCTGCGCACGACTTCAACGACTTCGAGATAGGGAGGCGACACAATCTCGAGTTCATCAATATCTTCAACCCCGATGCCACGCTCAACGAGCACGTGCCCGAGAAATACCGGGGGCTCTCGCGCGAAGAGGCCCGGGCCCGGGTGGTGGATGACCTCAAGAGTCTCGGCCTCCTCGTGAAGGAGGAGCCCCACGTGCATCAGGTGGGACACTGCTACCGTACGCACGTGCCGGTAGAACCCTACCTCTCGGAACAGTGGTTCGTGCGGATGGACACCATGGCCCAGAAGGCCCTCAAGGCCTGGGAAGAAGGAAAGATCCAGTTCTTCCCCAGGAAATGGGAGAACACCTATACCCACTGGCTGAGGAACATCCGTGACTGGTGTATAAGCCGACAACTCTGGTGGGGACACAGGATCCCGGTATGGTACTGCGACGACTGCGGGGCGCAGATGGTCCTCAGGGAGGATCCCACCGCCTGTACCTCGTGCGGCAGCACCAACATCAGGCAGGACGAGGATGTGCTCGATACCTGGTTCTCCTCGTGGCTTTGGCCCTTCTCCACGTTGGGCTGGCCTGAGGAGACCGAGGATCTCAAGCGGTTTTTCCCCACCACCACCCTGGTGACCGCCTACGACATCATCTTCTTCTGGGTGGCCCGTATGATCATGGCGAGCCTCGAGTTCATGCACGAGGTGCCGTTCCGCGACATCTACATCACCGGTCTCGTCCGTGACAAGCAAGGCCGGAAGATGTCCAAGTCCCTCGGGAACGGCATCGACCCGCTCGAGATCGTGAATGTGTACGGCGCCGACGCCCTCAGGTTCACCCTCGCCTTCCTCGCCGCTCAGGGACAGGACGTGCTCCTCGACAAAGACACCTTCCAGGTGGGGGCCCACTTTGCCAACAAGATATGGAATGCCTCGCGCTTCATCCTCATGAACCTTGAGGGGAGAAGACTCATTCCTTTTGAAAAGATAGAGAAGACCGATATTGACCGCTGGATTCTCCACCGCCTCAATCGTGCGGCCGCCGCGGTGAGTGATGCACTCGAGACCTACCGGTTCAACGAGGCGGCTCAGACCGCGTATGAGTTCTTCTGGAGCGACTTCTGTGACTGGTACATCGAGAGCGCCAAGCTCTCGCTCAACGGAGATGACGAGCAGGAGAAGGATCGTATCGTCTCCCTGCTGCTCTTCGTGCTCGAGCAGGCGCTCAAGCTGTTGCATCCGTTTCTCCCGTTTGTTACGGAAGAGCTCTACCAGAAACTCCCCACCACCGAGGGGCTGCTCATCCTCGCCTCGTTTCCCGAGCCGAGGAAGGAGTGGGAGGACCCTGCAGCCGAGGCCTCCTATACCGTGCTCCAGGAAGTGGTGCGAGGGGTGCGATCGTTGAGGAGCCAGTTCACCATTCCACCGTCGGTGAAGTTCAGGGTGGTGGTGCGATGTGAGGATGCAGGTC includes these proteins:
- a CDS encoding transposase; this translates as MLENLPDEELMQQLEQRRGRGRNEYPVRAMWNSLVAGIVFQHPSIEQLRRELLRNGQLRDLCGCDPTRGSDAVPSASAYSRFLSTLRKRSIREALVRVFTSPVDQCYRELPGFGRRLGADGKGIASVARRRGKGAGDRRGEHDADWGCHEYVYQNERGEVQKSVKKWFGFTVHLLADTAYELPVAFTVSRASKHEVPVMRKLIRSLDRHRPHILKAAEVFTADRGYDDGTLIDLLWHEHRIKPVIDIRNLWKDGEETKLVAGTPNVVYDYQGTVSCVCMATGTQREMAYRGFEEKRGTLKYGCPAVHYGYECAGKASCPLASCIRIPLSTDRRVFTPLARSSYRWKREYAKRTALERIHSRLDRSFSLELHTIRGQEKLSVHLTLVFSVMSALALGRVRENQPNQMRSLVRPAA
- a CDS encoding ISNCY family transposase, whose amino-acid sequence is MIEMSLKELKRAEVLGKMESQGLTNEQVAQILGVSKRQVQRWKKRLREGGIAGLRHGNRGKPSGNRKEEEFRQRVVSRYRERYGDFGPTFASEQLAKEGLEVDHETLRRWLLEEGIWARKKRRKPYRSRRKWRACFGELVQFDGSPHDWFEGRRSACCLMVMVDDATGITYARFSEQETSAAAMQLLWGWVEQYGIPMSLYCDLKNAYKTLREPTLEEQLAGKEPKTAFERACDKLGVQIVSAYSPQAKGRVERRNGILQDRLVKELRLAGICTIEEANRYLWETFLPQFNERFAVEAEDSQDVHVRCTKETKLKEIFCFEANRVVQNDYTIYYERQVLQIKNDKGFLPRPKQKVLVRKYLDETISLFHENRELKYERVTPARRTKQRAG
- a CDS encoding valine--tRNA ligase; its protein translation is MKQKEVLLEKVYNPKEFEERIYATWMDHGAFMPREGVGKPFVIVIPPPNVTGVLHMGHGLNNSLQDILIRYHRMKGEPTLWIPGTDHAGIATQSVVERKLWSQGVDPRSLGREKFVEITWQHALEHKKIIINQLKKIGASCDWSRERFTLDEGLSKAVREVFVSLYEKGLIYRGTYLVNWSPGLKTALADDEVEYREVQGRLYYILYPVADSDEKVMIATTRPETMLGDTAVAVHPGDERYRHLVGKEVIVPLVNRKVKVIADEYVDPEFGTGVVKITPAHDFNDFEIGRRHNLEFINIFNPDATLNEHVPEKYRGLSREEARARVVDDLKSLGLLVKEEPHVHQVGHCYRTHVPVEPYLSEQWFVRMDTMAQKALKAWEEGKIQFFPRKWENTYTHWLRNIRDWCISRQLWWGHRIPVWYCDDCGAQMVLREDPTACTSCGSTNIRQDEDVLDTWFSSWLWPFSTLGWPEETEDLKRFFPTTTLVTAYDIIFFWVARMIMASLEFMHEVPFRDIYITGLVRDKQGRKMSKSLGNGIDPLEIVNVYGADALRFTLAFLAAQGQDVLLDKDTFQVGAHFANKIWNASRFILMNLEGRRLIPFEKIEKTDIDRWILHRLNRAAAAVSDALETYRFNEAAQTAYEFFWSDFCDWYIESAKLSLNGDDEQEKDRIVSLLLFVLEQALKLLHPFLPFVTEELYQKLPTTEGLLILASFPEPRKEWEDPAAEASYTVLQEVVRGVRSLRSQFTIPPSVKFRVVVRCEDAGLLEYLRAHEALMKLLMNVEDLSIQQEPPLRAGAVVVVGKGFEVYSYVRDLIDVPKEIARLEKKIAKLQGVLDKVEKKLANPHFVEKAHPQVVEGERAKQRDLAEQIAKLREYEALLKG